The following DNA comes from Cytophagales bacterium.
ATTATCATCCAATTTATTTGCCGGTATAGGACCACCTGGTACTGTAGGACCACCTAGTAATGGACCGGGAAAAGCTTGTACTCAGACAGCCACGGATGCGTGGCAGAAATCCGGATCGGATATCCGTTTATGCGAAGAAATCTACGATAATGTCGGCATCGGTGTTACTACCCCAACGGCAAGATTAACTATTTCATCCCCTTCTGTATCATCTCCAAATTTTGAAATGCCGCTGCGAACAGAAGTAGCTGATGCATCGGGTGATTTTTTTCAAATAGTTAATTCAACAGGCAACACAGGTCAGTATATTCCTCTTCTTTGGGGTCATCATGAAACCGACAATCGTCAGGCATTAGCTTTACTTGCTACAATTACTTCTGCGAAGGATGATAGTGCAAGACCAATTATGACCTTTGATTCCAGGATTGCAGATGGTAACGTATTTAGTGAACCTTTTATTCGTCCTCTTTTTGCCTGGACATCTGTAGGTAACCCCAAAATGACCATGTTGGCAAACGGAAATCTTGGAATCGCAACGATAAACCCACAAGAAAAATTCCATGTAAATGGAAATATAATAGCTCAATCTACAATTGCACTGGTAGGTCCTGGTTTCGGCAGTGAAGGCGGACAAATCATACTCGCTGACCCTACTCAAACTCAATTTAGTGAATTTAATGCCTGGTCTATTGATAATAATAATGGCAAACTGAGGATATTTTATAATGATGGCTTGGGGCCAGTAGCTTTGAATATTGATAACATAACAGGTAATGTTGGCGTAGATATAAATCCTCAGGAAAAGTTCCATGTAAATGGAAATATAATAGCTCAATCTACAATTGCACTGGTCGGCCCTGGTTTTGGCAGTGAAGGCGGACAAATCATACTCGCTGACCCTACTCAAACTCAATTTAGTGAATTTAACGCCTGGTCTATTGATAATAATAATGGCAAACTGAGGATATTTTATGATGATGGAAGTGGGCCATTAGGTTTGGAAATTGATAATATAACAGGAAATGTCGGAATCGGGAAAACACCAGATCCGACTATTAAATTAGACATTGCCGGCACTCTCAGAGCTTGTACACTAAGAGTAAATTTAACAGGTGGCGGCTGTGATTACGTGCTAGAAGAAGGCTACAAAAAAGATGAACTTGACTATGTAAGATATTTCACAAAAAAACATCATCACTTACCGGGAGTTAAATCAGCAAAAGAAATGATAAAAGAAGGGTTAAATGTGAGTAATATGTTTACTACGTTGCTTAAAAAAATCGAGGAGATATTTCTTCATTTGTTTGATCTTGATAAAGCAATTAATGGATTAAGCAATATTGTTGATGATCTGATGAATAATGATAAGGCAATGGAAAAACGAGTTAAAGAGCTGGAAAAACAAAATAAAGAGCTAAAAATTAAAAATATGAAATTAGAGGATGGTTATGCTGATCTGTTAATGAGAGTAGAGGGTTTGGAGAAAAATAAAAAACGAAATAAAAAAAAGGCTAATTGATATATTTAAAAAAGATATAAAAAGAAAAATTGATGTTAAATTACATATATTATTTTGCGGGTATTGTTTTATTTACCTTTGGATGTGGGTGTAGTAAAGAACCAATAAATTCCGGAGAAACAACAACTTCTAATGGATCTAAATCTTATATTGATAATTTGAAGTTATTGCCACAGAATCCCGACACTTCAGACATTATAAAAGTTGTATGCTATACTTATTTTCCTACCAGTGAGTGCACGCTTGATTCGTCAACAATAAACAGCAGTAATTTTCAAATTTCGGTGTTTGCTTATTATACACTAGGAACAGCAGGAACACCTTGTCAATCAATAGACACATTAACAATTGGAAACTTAAATTATGGTAATTACAAGTTAATTTATAATTATACTGTTAATATTAATTTCGATAGCATAACTGGGAGTGATTCATTTTATTTTACTGTATCTATATGAATGGAAAATTAATTAAAACTTTTTCACCAACAGACACACTTTTAAATATATTAGGAATTGCAAAAGGACAGTATCTGATACCCATTGAAATCAATAATAAAACCTTCAGCGAAAAAATAATTTTGCAATAGATTCATTAACCTTTGAAAACAAAGTGTTTCATAATATAAAAACCTCAATCCAATGAAAAAACTATTAATTCTCTTTTCGCTCATCATTGCAAATATGGCTCTTTTGGCCCAAAATGATTATTACTGGTATAAAAATCAGAAAGTCTTTCTCGAAAAGATTCCAACCAAGAAATATCTAACCTTAGAAGACATAGAAGACAGCATTGTATTAAAACAAAAGCTTAATATTCCTGATTTGAAAGTGCATAAATTCAACAATATCAATGTATTTTCAAGTATTAAGGCGTATAAGGGAAATGTTAAAAGCGAGAAAAAATGGGCCATTGTTAAAAGTCAAAATATAGGTAATGTAAAACTTACTACGCAGAAGGATATAATTTACGAAGTTCCATTATATTATACATCAGTAGGAAAAGAAGTTGGAATATCACATCTTTTCTATGTAAAACTATTTAAAGAAGATGATGTAGAAAACCTTGAAGAATTAGCACAGCAAAATAATGTGGAAATACTTGGAAACAACAAGTTTATGCCACTTTGGTTTACCCTTTCATGTTCAAAACATTCCGCAGGAAATGCTTTGGATATGGCTAATCTGTTTTATGAAACCGGGTTATTTGTCGCTTCAGAACCTGATTTAATGGTTGATTTATTAACAGGTTGTGTAAATGATCCACATTTCAATAATCAATGGGGGCTTAAAAATACGGGGCAAAATGGCGGTACAGTTGGTGCTGACATAAATGCATGCCAAGCGTGGCAAACAACAACAGGGAGTAATAATATTGTAGTTGCAGTACTTGATCGTGGTATTGAACTGAATCACCCGGATATGCCGAATATGCACCCGGTAAGCTTTGATACTGAATCAGATACATCGCCAAGTCAGGTTCTTGGCAGACATGGTACAGCTTGTGCAGGAATTATCGGAGCCAGTTCTGATAATAATCTTGGTGTTGCAGGTATTGCCCAAAATTGTCCTTTAATGTCAATAAGCAATAATTTGGACTTGTCTGTTGATGTTGCTCAAGAGTTAGCAGCTGGGTTTAACTTTGCATGGCAGAATGGTGCATCTGTAATAAGTAATTCCTGGGGTCATGATGCATATACAAGTACTTTACTTGATGACGCCATTGACAATGCACTAACTCAGGGCAGAAATGGACTTGGCTGTGTAGTTGTTTTTATTACGCAGAATGGGAATAATTCTTCTGTTACTTATCCTGCCAATAGTAATCCCGATATTCTTGCTGTAGGGGCATTAAGTCCATGTGAAGAAAGAAAAAATCCAAGTTCTTGTGATGGTGAAAACTGGGGTAGCAATTATGGAACAGAACTGGATATAATGGCACCGGGCGTATTAATTCCAACTACTGACAGACAAGGAACAAATGGATATAATACTAGCAGTGGTACCAGTGGTGATTATACGCAAACATTTGGCGGAACCTCTGCTGCATGTCCTCATGTTGCAGGTGTTGCAGCACTAATTTTATCTGTAAATCCCTGCCTTACAGGTCAGCAAGTACGGGATATAATAGAGCAGACTGCTCAAAAAGTAGGAAGTTACTCATACGTAACTACAACTGGAAGACCAAACGGAACTTGGAACAATGAAATGGGATACGGTTTGGTTGATGCCTTCAAAGCTGTCAATGAAGCAGCTTATTTATTTCTTCAAAATCAAACAATTACAAGTACAGTAGATTTCAGAGCAGGTATCAGAATAGAAGCAGGTTCAAATGTTGATCCTAATCAACCAACGGGGCCATTCATTATTGCTGGTGG
Coding sequences within:
- a CDS encoding S8 family serine peptidase, translating into MKKLLILFSLIIANMALLAQNDYYWYKNQKVFLEKIPTKKYLTLEDIEDSIVLKQKLNIPDLKVHKFNNINVFSSIKAYKGNVKSEKKWAIVKSQNIGNVKLTTQKDIIYEVPLYYTSVGKEVGISHLFYVKLFKEDDVENLEELAQQNNVEILGNNKFMPLWFTLSCSKHSAGNALDMANLFYETGLFVASEPDLMVDLLTGCVNDPHFNNQWGLKNTGQNGGTVGADINACQAWQTTTGSNNIVVAVLDRGIELNHPDMPNMHPVSFDTESDTSPSQVLGRHGTACAGIIGASSDNNLGVAGIAQNCPLMSISNNLDLSVDVAQELAAGFNFAWQNGASVISNSWGHDAYTSTLLDDAIDNALTQGRNGLGCVVVFITQNGNNSSVTYPANSNPDILAVGALSPCEERKNPSSCDGENWGSNYGTELDIMAPGVLIPTTDRQGTNGYNTSSGTSGDYTQTFGGTSAACPHVAGVAALILSVNPCLTGQQVRDIIEQTAQKVGSYSYVTTTGRPNGTWNNEMGYGLVDAFKAVNEAAYLFLQNQTITSTVDFRAGIRIEAGSNVDPNQPTGPFIIAGGANVTMEAGEEIIFTGDVEITGELYAFISQPLTCASQCRMANNNSNNDTHNDPKNEFEDNNIKVKQKTDEYFLSFNYPNPFNDHTHIDYYIKKQSLISISVFNVCGKKVAALVNNNNHLKGKFTTTLDGSNLPSGIYYYMIMNGDEVVETRKMVKSE